A single genomic interval of Bos javanicus breed banteng chromosome 26, ARS-OSU_banteng_1.0, whole genome shotgun sequence harbors:
- the EEF1AKMT2 gene encoding EEF1A lysine methyltransferase 2 isoform X2: MNEGADYGGGAGGAARSPGCGPEGGGFVPSALGTREHWDAVYKRELQTFQEYGDTGEIWFGEESMTRLIRWMQKHKIPLDASVLDIGTGNGVFLVELAKFGFSDVTGIDYSPSAIQLSGSIIEKEGLSNIKLKVEDFLNPSTKLSGFHICIDKGTFDAISLNPDNAIEKRKQYVESLSRVLKVKGFFLITSCNWTKEELLDEFSEAGIAVDWVAQTTEIYFS, from the exons ATGAACGAGGGCGCGGACTACGGCGGCGGCGCGGGAGGCGCGGCGCGGTCCCCAGGGTGCGGCCCCGAAGGGGGTGGGTTTGTCCCGTCTGCGCTGGGAACCCGAGAGCA TTGGGATGCTGTCTATAAGAGAGAACTGCAAACTTTCCAAGAATACGGAGATACAGGAGAAATCTG GTTTGGAGAAGAGAGTATGACTCGACTAATAAGGTGGATGCAGAAACACAAGATTCCATTGGATGCTTCAGTGCTTGATATTGGAACTGGAAATGGTGTTTTCCTGGTTGAACTT GCAAAATTTGGTTTCTCTGATGTTACTGGAATTGATTATTCTCCGTCTGCAATACAGCTTTCTGGAAGTATTATAGAAAAAGAAGGTTTATCTAACATTAAGTTGAAG GTAGAAGACTTTTTGAACCCTTCCACAAAGTTGTCTGGATTTCATATTTGTATTGACAAAGGGACTTTTGATGCCATAAGCCTTAATCCTGACAACGCAATTGAGAAGAGGAAACAATATGTGGAATCTCTCTCCAGagtgttgaaagtgaaaggcttTTTTCTAATAACCTCATGTAATTGGACCAAGGAAGAGTTGCTAGATGAATTCAGTGAAG CTGGCATTGCCGTGGACTGGGtggctcaaacaacagaaatttatttttcatag
- the EEF1AKMT2 gene encoding EEF1A lysine methyltransferase 2 isoform X3 codes for MNEGADYGGGAGGAARSPGWDAVYKRELQTFQEYGDTGEIWFGEESMTRLIRWMQKHKIPLDASVLDIGTGNGVFLVELAKFGFSDVTGIDYSPSAIQLSGSIIEKEGLSNIKLKVEDFLNPSTKLSGFHICIDKGTFDAISLNPDNAIEKRKQYVESLSRVLKVKGFFLITSCNWTKEELLDEFSEGFELFEELPTPKFSFGGRSGNSVAALVFQKT; via the exons ATGAACGAGGGCGCGGACTACGGCGGCGGCGCGGGAGGCGCGGCGCGGTCCCCAGG TTGGGATGCTGTCTATAAGAGAGAACTGCAAACTTTCCAAGAATACGGAGATACAGGAGAAATCTG GTTTGGAGAAGAGAGTATGACTCGACTAATAAGGTGGATGCAGAAACACAAGATTCCATTGGATGCTTCAGTGCTTGATATTGGAACTGGAAATGGTGTTTTCCTGGTTGAACTT GCAAAATTTGGTTTCTCTGATGTTACTGGAATTGATTATTCTCCGTCTGCAATACAGCTTTCTGGAAGTATTATAGAAAAAGAAGGTTTATCTAACATTAAGTTGAAG GTAGAAGACTTTTTGAACCCTTCCACAAAGTTGTCTGGATTTCATATTTGTATTGACAAAGGGACTTTTGATGCCATAAGCCTTAATCCTGACAACGCAATTGAGAAGAGGAAACAATATGTGGAATCTCTCTCCAGagtgttgaaagtgaaaggcttTTTTCTAATAACCTCATGTAATTGGACCAAGGAAGAGTTGCTAGATGAATTCAGTGAAG GATTTGAACTTTTCGAAGAGCTGCCCACACCCAAGTTCAGCTTTGGAGGCCGATCTGGAAACAGTGTAGCAGCGTTGGTTTTCCAAAAAACATGA
- the EEF1AKMT2 gene encoding EEF1A lysine methyltransferase 2 isoform X1 produces MNEGADYGGGAGGAARSPGCGPEGGGFVPSALGTREHWDAVYKRELQTFQEYGDTGEIWFGEESMTRLIRWMQKHKIPLDASVLDIGTGNGVFLVELAKFGFSDVTGIDYSPSAIQLSGSIIEKEGLSNIKLKVEDFLNPSTKLSGFHICIDKGTFDAISLNPDNAIEKRKQYVESLSRVLKVKGFFLITSCNWTKEELLDEFSEGFELFEELPTPKFSFGGRSGNSVAALVFQKT; encoded by the exons ATGAACGAGGGCGCGGACTACGGCGGCGGCGCGGGAGGCGCGGCGCGGTCCCCAGGGTGCGGCCCCGAAGGGGGTGGGTTTGTCCCGTCTGCGCTGGGAACCCGAGAGCA TTGGGATGCTGTCTATAAGAGAGAACTGCAAACTTTCCAAGAATACGGAGATACAGGAGAAATCTG GTTTGGAGAAGAGAGTATGACTCGACTAATAAGGTGGATGCAGAAACACAAGATTCCATTGGATGCTTCAGTGCTTGATATTGGAACTGGAAATGGTGTTTTCCTGGTTGAACTT GCAAAATTTGGTTTCTCTGATGTTACTGGAATTGATTATTCTCCGTCTGCAATACAGCTTTCTGGAAGTATTATAGAAAAAGAAGGTTTATCTAACATTAAGTTGAAG GTAGAAGACTTTTTGAACCCTTCCACAAAGTTGTCTGGATTTCATATTTGTATTGACAAAGGGACTTTTGATGCCATAAGCCTTAATCCTGACAACGCAATTGAGAAGAGGAAACAATATGTGGAATCTCTCTCCAGagtgttgaaagtgaaaggcttTTTTCTAATAACCTCATGTAATTGGACCAAGGAAGAGTTGCTAGATGAATTCAGTGAAG GATTTGAACTTTTCGAAGAGCTGCCCACACCCAAGTTCAGCTTTGGAGGCCGATCTGGAAACAGTGTAGCAGCGTTGGTTTTCCAAAAAACATGA
- the EEF1AKMT2 gene encoding EEF1A lysine methyltransferase 2 isoform X5, producing the protein MLQCLILELEMVFSWLNLLAKFGFSDVTGIDYSPSAIQLSGSIIEKEGLSNIKLKVEDFLNPSTKLSGFHICIDKGTFDAISLNPDNAIEKRKQYVESLSRVLKVKGFFLITSCNWTKEELLDEFSEGFELFEELPTPKFSFGGRSGNSVAALVFQKT; encoded by the exons ATGCTTCAGTGCTTGATATTGGAACTGGAAATGGTGTTTTCCTGGTTGAACTTGTTG GCAAAATTTGGTTTCTCTGATGTTACTGGAATTGATTATTCTCCGTCTGCAATACAGCTTTCTGGAAGTATTATAGAAAAAGAAGGTTTATCTAACATTAAGTTGAAG GTAGAAGACTTTTTGAACCCTTCCACAAAGTTGTCTGGATTTCATATTTGTATTGACAAAGGGACTTTTGATGCCATAAGCCTTAATCCTGACAACGCAATTGAGAAGAGGAAACAATATGTGGAATCTCTCTCCAGagtgttgaaagtgaaaggcttTTTTCTAATAACCTCATGTAATTGGACCAAGGAAGAGTTGCTAGATGAATTCAGTGAAG GATTTGAACTTTTCGAAGAGCTGCCCACACCCAAGTTCAGCTTTGGAGGCCGATCTGGAAACAGTGTAGCAGCGTTGGTTTTCCAAAAAACATGA
- the EEF1AKMT2 gene encoding EEF1A lysine methyltransferase 2 isoform X4, producing MNEGADYGGGAGGAARSPGCGPEGGGFVPSALGTREHWDAVYKRELQTFQEYGDTGEIWFGEESMTRLIRWMQKHKIPLDASVLDIGTGNGVFLVELAKFGFSDVTGIDYSPSAIQLSGSIIEKEGLSNIKLKVEDFLNPSTKLSGFHICIDKGTFDAISLNPDNAIEKRKQYVESLSRVLKVKGFFLITSCNWTKEELLDEFSEES from the exons ATGAACGAGGGCGCGGACTACGGCGGCGGCGCGGGAGGCGCGGCGCGGTCCCCAGGGTGCGGCCCCGAAGGGGGTGGGTTTGTCCCGTCTGCGCTGGGAACCCGAGAGCA TTGGGATGCTGTCTATAAGAGAGAACTGCAAACTTTCCAAGAATACGGAGATACAGGAGAAATCTG GTTTGGAGAAGAGAGTATGACTCGACTAATAAGGTGGATGCAGAAACACAAGATTCCATTGGATGCTTCAGTGCTTGATATTGGAACTGGAAATGGTGTTTTCCTGGTTGAACTT GCAAAATTTGGTTTCTCTGATGTTACTGGAATTGATTATTCTCCGTCTGCAATACAGCTTTCTGGAAGTATTATAGAAAAAGAAGGTTTATCTAACATTAAGTTGAAG GTAGAAGACTTTTTGAACCCTTCCACAAAGTTGTCTGGATTTCATATTTGTATTGACAAAGGGACTTTTGATGCCATAAGCCTTAATCCTGACAACGCAATTGAGAAGAGGAAACAATATGTGGAATCTCTCTCCAGagtgttgaaagtgaaaggcttTTTTCTAATAACCTCATGTAATTGGACCAAGGAAGAGTTGCTAGATGAATTCAGTGAAG